The Bacillota bacterium genome has a window encoding:
- a CDS encoding helix-turn-helix domain-containing protein, with protein sequence MTTKCQLEVRLTLPNGLTVAAESLGPDERVAFIEFAMHLAAPTLAQVFVPRSMRDEPARTQTSSGDRLRDELPPALTVKETANLLRVSTSAVYEMCRRWEGKFFPCIRIGRKIIIPRDQLIEWINAGGIEGYQRRVQEADREYESQQGRKRYSTRARPGTVKL encoded by the coding sequence TTGACTACCAAGTGTCAACTTGAGGTAAGGCTGACGCTGCCCAACGGCCTAACTGTTGCTGCCGAAAGTCTTGGGCCAGATGAACGAGTCGCTTTCATCGAGTTCGCCATGCACTTGGCCGCCCCCACCTTGGCGCAAGTATTTGTGCCCCGCTCCATGAGGGATGAACCGGCAAGAACGCAGACATCGTCGGGAGATAGGTTGCGCGATGAACTGCCTCCTGCTCTCACCGTCAAAGAAACGGCAAATCTGCTCCGAGTTAGCACTTCTGCAGTCTACGAGATGTGCCGCAGGTGGGAAGGTAAGTTCTTCCCCTGTATTAGGATAGGACGGAAGATAATCATCCCTCGAGATCAACTCATCGAGTGGATTAATGCCGGTGGAATTGAAGGGTATCAAAGAAGGGTTCAAGAGGCTGACCGGGAGTACGAGAGCCAACAAGGAAGAAAGCGGTACAGTACGCGCGCGAGACCCGGCACCGTCAAGCTATAA
- a CDS encoding serine protease — MRSVYCNWAPQFLRKGVRREVPADVISLLTTPVVLLNGDEPVSLGTGFYWAVESKLLFLVTNYHVLTGCAPTDNKPHKGDSITIQLHNSGTEPKNAVTIRVPLYTGSGKPVFLTSPSYPEADLAVIPLPPKLCANARVSRVWCLDKEWTQNSLKVRPASEITLVGYPYGFYDSVNMLPIYKTGNVATEPDFDFLGKPVFLVDVSAFPGMSGSPVFAIAYGVYEAEDGSTTVGGARRFLGVYASQQVREENRFLEEIDVGEAPQRLGIRYRESLELGYVWKAKLIVELTEALDVRAYEQEVLGDLPRDI, encoded by the coding sequence GTGCGTTCAGTGTACTGCAACTGGGCTCCTCAATTCCTGCGGAAGGGAGTGCGCCGGGAAGTGCCTGCGGACGTTATCTCTCTGCTAACAACGCCTGTGGTTCTCTTGAACGGTGATGAACCGGTTTCCCTGGGAACTGGCTTCTATTGGGCAGTTGAAAGTAAGCTGTTGTTCTTGGTAACCAACTACCATGTCCTCACTGGATGCGCCCCTACGGACAATAAGCCACACAAGGGAGATTCGATCACCATCCAGCTTCACAACTCGGGGACTGAGCCCAAGAATGCCGTAACCATTCGGGTTCCTCTGTACACCGGTTCAGGAAAGCCTGTGTTCCTAACAAGTCCTTCCTATCCAGAAGCCGATCTTGCCGTGATCCCTCTCCCACCAAAGTTGTGCGCGAACGCAAGGGTATCAAGGGTATGGTGCTTGGACAAAGAGTGGACCCAGAACAGCCTGAAAGTCCGCCCCGCATCAGAGATTACTCTCGTTGGTTACCCCTATGGCTTCTACGACTCTGTAAACATGTTGCCGATTTACAAGACTGGTAACGTTGCGACCGAGCCGGACTTCGACTTTCTCGGTAAGCCTGTGTTCCTGGTAGACGTTTCGGCTTTCCCGGGCATGTCAGGGTCTCCAGTGTTTGCCATTGCGTACGGTGTGTACGAAGCGGAAGATGGTTCAACTACCGTCGGGGGAGCACGTCGATTCTTGGGAGTATACGCCAGCCAACAAGTGCGTGAAGAGAACAGGTTTCTGGAGGAAATAGACGTGGGTGAGGCGCCGCAAAGGCTAGGCATTCGATATAGAGAATCACTGGAGCTTGGGTACGTCTGGAAGGCAAAGCTCATAGTTGAGTTGACCGAAGCCTTAGACGTGAGGGCCTATGAACAGGAAGTGCTCGGTGACCTTCCCCGAGACATCTGA
- a CDS encoding ATP-dependent helicase, producing the protein MPPEQHAVVVAGPGTGKTTKLAKRARWLVGQCGVLPEQIALLTFTNSTTRHLQTKIPELKASTVHSFALYHLNAIGESANRRIADEWEQDELIRRDLCLVAAQEDVKVGLKAAADFLRRLGAGFREGQEQPPQLSVEEQILRRAWLFLRGFLGFRLFDELAYDLLRSLEQGGRLKHPPRVILVDEYQDLTPCELALLKRISEVHCTAVFVCGDDRQSINGFRDADPRGLNNFCRLYGVARPWYLSTSYRCPRLICEFAESIAQRIPPVQGLEDRPKLSPHPDSPHTGTIRITIHKSVQAEAKWLHREVSNLLQQGVAPSQIMVVVARDVDVYVNLLNRHAGQDNYYDPRSGAKIADSMPFRTIYALARVALDKNDLLAWRTLMQLGGFRPPRMRQVFTAGKHSLLSALRARIDSDEEVRRWFEATEEAIARLQQLEEPGDSVAIAEEWFTVSGKAKSDFTAVNAMLHASLSPTGRTMLENLEELLRTMATDPQDASPDSQRIPVRTIHQAKGLEAEHVFLAGAHDEAFADVKPADGVRRLYVAVTRASRSLTISVGRSVRRTPIEHRLGASYVKLATDLEEVSRSIGITIECDPDQ; encoded by the coding sequence TTGCCCCCGGAGCAGCACGCTGTTGTTGTTGCTGGGCCTGGTACAGGCAAGACGACTAAACTCGCTAAGCGTGCCCGGTGGTTGGTAGGTCAGTGCGGCGTTTTACCGGAGCAAATAGCCCTACTCACGTTTACCAACTCCACTACCCGTCATCTGCAAACCAAGATCCCGGAACTCAAGGCCTCGACGGTGCATAGCTTCGCCTTGTACCATCTCAACGCCATTGGCGAGTCGGCAAACCGTAGAATTGCTGACGAATGGGAACAGGACGAGTTGATAAGGCGGGATCTTTGCCTGGTGGCCGCGCAGGAAGACGTCAAGGTAGGCTTAAAGGCTGCGGCCGATTTCCTCCGACGGTTGGGTGCTGGATTTCGGGAAGGACAGGAACAGCCGCCGCAACTTAGCGTTGAGGAGCAGATTCTTCGCCGCGCCTGGTTGTTTCTCCGAGGCTTCCTTGGCTTCCGACTTTTCGACGAGCTTGCGTATGATCTTTTGCGGTCGTTGGAACAAGGCGGGAGGCTCAAACACCCACCCCGAGTTATCTTGGTAGACGAGTACCAGGATTTGACACCTTGCGAGCTTGCCTTGCTGAAACGTATTAGCGAAGTTCATTGCACTGCGGTTTTCGTGTGTGGGGATGACCGGCAATCCATCAATGGCTTCAGGGACGCTGATCCAAGAGGACTGAACAATTTCTGCCGACTATACGGGGTAGCACGACCATGGTACCTCTCAACTTCGTATCGCTGCCCCAGACTGATTTGCGAGTTTGCAGAGTCCATTGCACAGCGCATACCTCCAGTCCAAGGTCTGGAGGATAGGCCCAAGCTCAGTCCTCACCCAGACTCCCCCCACACGGGCACCATCCGAATTACCATACACAAGAGCGTTCAAGCGGAAGCGAAGTGGCTTCACCGTGAGGTGTCAAATCTCCTTCAGCAAGGCGTTGCGCCAAGCCAGATCATGGTCGTAGTGGCGCGGGATGTGGACGTCTACGTTAACCTGCTGAACAGGCATGCCGGACAAGACAACTACTATGACCCGCGGTCCGGTGCGAAAATCGCTGATTCGATGCCCTTCCGTACCATCTATGCGTTAGCGCGGGTCGCTTTGGACAAGAATGACCTTCTCGCCTGGAGAACGCTTATGCAACTTGGTGGCTTCCGGCCTCCCCGTATGCGCCAGGTTTTCACGGCCGGAAAACATTCGCTTCTCTCCGCACTCAGGGCACGCATCGACTCGGACGAGGAGGTGCGGCGGTGGTTTGAAGCGACGGAAGAGGCGATTGCACGCCTCCAACAGCTCGAGGAACCGGGCGACTCCGTGGCAATAGCGGAAGAGTGGTTCACAGTTAGCGGAAAGGCCAAGTCGGATTTCACTGCAGTGAACGCTATGTTGCACGCTTCTTTATCACCAACAGGCCGTACGATGTTGGAGAACCTGGAGGAACTGCTGCGCACCATGGCAACCGATCCTCAAGATGCTTCTCCCGATTCACAAAGGATACCCGTAAGGACGATACATCAAGCCAAGGGCCTGGAAGCCGAGCATGTTTTCCTTGCGGGTGCCCACGATGAAGCATTCGCCGATGTTAAGCCTGCTGACGGCGTAAGGCGTTTGTATGTAGCAGTCACCCGCGCGTCGAGGTCCCTGACGATTTCTGTTGGGAGGTCTGTCCGTAGAACTCCGATTGAGCATCGACTCGGAGCAAGCTATGTGAAGCTAGCTACCGATCTGGAGGAAGTGAGCCGCAGTATCGGTATCACTATTGAATGCGACCCCGATCAGTGA
- a CDS encoding ATP-binding protein — protein sequence MQLEFKRQLPESQKNDDLAVVLCAMANSEGGVIIYGVEEDKATRASRLTPFPLSGAGNRVNLVARSALDGPVELTEVRTICASGQEGFLVVVVPKSDRAPHFVHGTAWGRTPKGNSRLTRRQIGELFAASPGFAEEFGLVMGRPGRVVAQVEVEPYQETDSRGRLRTLRREYLVFRNDGDLDVYHVRWEWCLESPETNVPHVLQDPFPLEVLPASVRVRVLTLSTSETERNLRVRTCWEDKTGTEHQQSWPIVFY from the coding sequence ATGCAGCTCGAGTTCAAGCGCCAACTACCCGAATCCCAGAAGAACGATGACCTCGCAGTCGTCCTGTGTGCCATGGCCAACTCGGAAGGTGGCGTCATCATTTACGGAGTAGAAGAAGACAAGGCCACCCGTGCAAGCCGCTTGACGCCATTTCCACTCTCAGGTGCAGGTAATCGAGTGAACCTCGTTGCCAGAAGCGCATTGGATGGCCCGGTCGAACTCACCGAGGTGAGGACGATCTGTGCCAGCGGGCAGGAGGGCTTCCTCGTGGTCGTGGTTCCCAAGAGTGACCGTGCTCCGCACTTCGTGCACGGGACTGCCTGGGGTCGCACGCCCAAAGGCAATTCGAGACTTACCCGACGTCAGATTGGAGAACTCTTCGCTGCTTCGCCGGGGTTTGCTGAGGAGTTCGGGCTAGTGATGGGACGCCCAGGTCGCGTGGTTGCCCAGGTTGAGGTGGAGCCGTACCAGGAGACTGACAGCCGAGGACGGTTGAGAACCCTCCGGAGGGAATACCTGGTGTTCCGGAACGATGGAGACCTGGATGTCTATCACGTGAGGTGGGAGTGGTGTCTTGAAAGCCCTGAGACCAACGTGCCGCATGTTCTTCAAGATCCGTTCCCGCTGGAGGTTCTGCCGGCGAGTGTTCGGGTGCGCGTCCTAACGCTCTCTACATCGGAAACAGAACGCAACTTGCGGGTACGAACATGTTGGGAGGACAAGACGGGGACCGAGCATCAGCAAAGTTGGCCCATCGTTTTCTACTAG